CTCATCACTCACTTGTGATCCTCAAAGCTCCTCCAATTAGTAGCAAGGATTGCCCAATGTGTGCGATTTTTGAGCCATGGCCCATCCACAATAGGGACCAATAAGATGAACAGACCAGCTTTTGTACTTGCATGCCACACATATGGAGTTTTGAGGGACTGATGACTAACCTGGATGTCTTAACTGATAGCACCGTATCCTTTCTCCATGAGAAGGAAGACAAGCTCATGCTTATTCTAACATGTCTCGATTTGCATTGAAagaagagaaatgctccagtgctcctagttgcattgggacacttggatGGTCAAgtgcattgatctagactgttcattcaAGTCCAACTCACAATTCATGGGCTACCATACAAACATTAAAACAATCTgagaaatattaaccatttgacaATGGCGCTTAATATACATGGCCAATATCATTtgcacaaaaataggtccaatgtGCAATTAGATCCATCTTTTTGGTAAGACCAGTGATGGATTGCCTATGATTCTAacgaatcacttttgttaggccaCTGTAACTATCTCATCCACGGCTAGGAAAAAGAAAGGCTATAGAAAATATGGCCAAACtacagatggattggatcatctgatcagtgtaattgttgcatggtagcccatgaaatgtgttataAACTTAATAGACTGTTTGGCTGGATCAATCAGAGTGTCCAATTGAATGGATGCACATAGAAGcaccataacttatagtgctctgagagcatcTCATTTGAAAGAAATAGATTGAAGTGTAGGAATGTTCAAGTGTTCACAAGTGCACGAGCAATGAAAGAATCGGTGTATGTCAAGTATGCTTTGGAAAGGTGTGTTGATGCACATGCAAAGCTCCAAGAAAGTAATCCTATTTGAGTATCATTCTAAAAAACACTAATGTCAACATTTCATAAATCTCCTAATCTCCACAAATGGGGTCCATTTTCAATGATTCAAACCCTCAATATGATATGCCCCACCATAGATGCACCTACACCATAAACATccaagattagaagatcctagacATGGAATCCCTGGCCTATTTCTGatcgaatgtggaccgttgctgaTGCTGGACTGTACAATCTGATACTTCCAGCAAGAAATATATTGAAGGGTTGGCACCAGGCTAGCCGAGAATCTTAATTCGTTGGGGTCTAAAATTCCCAAATCAGATATGGTTCAGTGTACCCCACTGCTGGTCAATGCGATACAAAGCCCTGATTTGTGGTCTGGTTGGACTGTAGGGCCCAAAAATCCAATGCATCAGCAGTCCAGTTGACCTGTTTGGTCCACAGAGTCAATCAGGATTCAGAAGGTTAGATTCACATAGAGGTTGGCTGCAGGGCTGCAGGGCCCAAAAGTTCAACTATGCAGTCAGTCGTCAGGGATTTTAAACAAACAGTGTATGAGGAAATGGGGATTCCTGTAAAAACCATACAGCCCTACAGCCATACAGCTGGTGTATAGAGAATCTGAacttttattttcagattttagttGATCCATTTATTGTAAGTGGAGAAAGTTTAGGAAAGGACTTGATGGGGCCAACAAACTTTCAGATTAGACTTTTATTCTAAGTAGGAGACTATATAACTTGTATATAGCTGTGAAGCCACAGGTATGGCTTTATTATGGAATTATTATTGTTAACTAAAAcagtaaaatcaattaatgtttttcaatgatttgttacattttgctATTTTTCACTAAACATTAGTTAATGATTTCAATGATTTTAGTGAATAATATGAGCAACAATATTAAATAACTTTGGTTGCTATTTTTTAATCTTTATATCTACTCTTTGCCCTCCTTTTGAACAGCTACGCTACACAATATGGAGCTTATGCCTCACCCTTTAGTGGGTGAACCCTACGCTATTTGCTATTtgttatttaaaacactgttttTGGCATCTTGACCAACTCGAGTGGGCCCCAACCTTATATATTCAATCTTCAGCACACAAGTTGAAAGTGGTCAACTTGCTCCGATTACTAATAATGGCAATACTCAAGAGGACCATGCAAGATAATGATCCTAAGGGGAATGGAGAGGAGAAATTTCAAGAAGGGATTGCAACAGCATCTCTTATTAAGACTCTGTTGATAAAGGTTACTCTGAAGCTGTGCATCATAAGAATCTTAAACACTGTGAAAAAGTCACTGAGGATCCACCacaggaagaagaaaggagaaagtcACTGAGCCTTCCAATTATTTATCTATATTTACAGTTCTTTGACTTAATTTCTTGTTGAATCTTGGGTTGATTGGAGACAAATAGGAGTTTCTAGAGATGGAATTAGTCATCCAAAGTCATATATCTTCAAATCTTTATGGTTCTAATTCAACTTCCTTAGTGCTACATCAATTGCAGCAGGttctttcttaaccgtctatttgctTCGCTGGCCACCAAAGTGTTTTCCCATCTAGGAGAATTTTGGTGCACTGGTGCCCGCAGTAAGGCCcgtaaagaaaataaaatggttGGGTTGTTGCTGGACAATGGGCCCACTTGCACAAACTGGAAAAATGAGCGCACTAAAGAATTGCTATTTCCACAACGTATGAGACCCCATCAGTGAAATATGGATATTTCAATCAGGCAAGACCCATTTTCTCacccaacagagagagagagagagagagagagagagagagagaggattcttCAAAGATTGATAGCTAGGGGACCTAAAACCTAGAAACCACTGGAGGAGGAATGCTAACCACACTCGCTTATTGGAAATGGACATAGGCTTTCTCAGCAACATTCCAACGTGACAAACATGTGCAGGATCCAGGCCATTTGTCAGGTAGTGGCCGTTGTGAGTCGTCCTTGGACAAAATATCAGGCACTGTATGCTCACCAGccaggtaaggcttgtgtaagaactgaTGGTTAGAAAAATAGCCCAGATCCTGCACAAGTGCCGGAATCTGTACTGAGATGCACTGATGTCCATCTCACACGAGCATTTCACATTCCTCCAGGAAAACTATGTTATCTCTTATTTTCCCCACTTTCTCTTTTCATCGTTACAATCAGATTAGTGACAGGCACAGTGACTAAAAAAATTCACTGAATCTGATTCTTCTGGCAATCAACGTGCCAGCCAATGCAACATTTTCCAATACTAGTCACATAGTAAAAGCTAAATTTTCAAATCTAAATTCACCCTATCTGAGGCTTCAACTTTATCTCATCCAATTTCAGACAAAATAAAACTCCCAGCCCTTAGTAACTTCATTGATCACAATAAATGGCAAACTCGGAAAGAAATAACAAGCATTAAATGAAAACTGAGATATAAAGAACAACAAATATGATAAGTTTCAGTGTCCATTTGCATAAGTAAACCTCTGCATTGGATATTCATAATACTACAATGAAATGGTAGATAGTGAAAATTAACTCATAATAATCTAATTCAATTAGCTACTAACTAAAAATTCACCTCATTAAATGCATTCAGGCGACTCCAAAACTCCGTAGCTTGTCACAGTGGGGTGTGGGATAATTTCTAGACCACTGACGCCTTTGCATTTCCATGTGACAGTAGCGCCCAAGCATGCTTTTGTAGTCCCTCACTATATGGTACTCGAGATTTGCTCTGGAAGGACTTCCTTCCGGGAATTGCTGATCAAAATCAGACGACTTGACATAAAATTCTACCCCATATTTGTCAGTTACCTTCGGGATCTGATAGGAATACGTCTTTTGCAAGGCATAGTCTGGCTCAGAGAAGGGCAGATATGCTATTAGGAAGATAACCAAGATAGGCAGTAGCTGAAGCAACATCATTACATTGAACCCTCCACTATGGGCATTCCCCCTTTGCTGACTGGCCATTCCTCTAGCTGCCCTATAAACATGTGCAGATCGGAACACCTCCGGCTGCGAACCAAAGAAGAAAGACCTGAAAATCTCATCCGGGTCGAAATTCTCATCAAACATATCATGTGTGGTCCTTCTCCTCCTCCTGACATTGTGCTGCTGGTTGTATTCGAATTCTTCGACCAAACCTGTCTGATCATATTGCCTCCTTGACTCTTCATCACTCAAACACTTGAAAGCCTTAGAAACCATCTTGAATGCCTCTTCTGAACCTGGGGCCTTGTTCTTGTCAGGGTGGACCTTAAGAGATAGCTTCCTGTAAGCCTTCCTGATCTCCTCGATGGAGCAGCTCCTCTCTACACCGAGAATCACATAGTAATCCTTGTTTTTCTTGATTTCCCGAATCAGCTTAACATGCTCATCGGTATAATTCCGATCCCCATTCGACACATCAGCGTCTTTCCGAGGCATCGGCTCTCTTGGATTTTGACCTACAGGCCTCTCCTCAGTAGCCGAGGTGGAGGCAGTAGAATCTAGTGTCCCACACGCCGCTAAAAGCTCATCAACTGATAGGTTACAGTCCAGACGTTGAGCAATTCTAATGAATTTCAATGCACGTTGCTTGTTGCCGGATGCAATAGCCGCTTCGGCAATTCGGATGCATCtcaaagcttcatctttgttacTGTCCATGGTCAATCTACCCCCTTTCACTCCCAATCGATCGATCAAtcaaattttcaatggttataaCCCATCCACGAAAATTCCATGTGAACCCAAATCACATGAATTTCCAAATAATCTCCAATGCCCAAGTTCCAAAAACAAAGCCCCAAAGAAATTCAGATTTCACGTGTCCAAACACCACATCCGAATTTTCTCAACAACTGGATCTAAGCAGAGCACCAGAAAGTCCTAAAATATCTCACGCGAAAAACCCACAAAGGAAATCTCAACACTCAACTGATCAGTAAATCAATTAATCAAATTTTCAGCACAAACAGCCAATCACCACAAATTTCCATACAAACCCACAACAACATGAATTATCAGACAATCTCAAAACATCAGACTTCCCCATAATCATATGgggaaataaaaatcccaaattttcTCTCTTCCAAGATCCGCAAATTCCACAAATCCTACAAAATCCGAAATACGAAATCGGATGTCCACCGATCCAAAATCCGAAAACACTATCAAATCATAGAGAACAATCATATAAATCccaaaatcctttaaaaaataaaataaaaagggagagcgATTAGGGTTTCATCGAACCCGGGCATCAAACCACGTGAATTTCAACAAATCTCAAGCAAAATTCGACAGCCAAACGCTGAAAAACTGCAGAGATTGCGATTCCTgcagaaaatgagatttttagggCTTACCTGGCATTCGGAAAAGGGTAAGAGCCCTGAGAAACTGTGGAGAAATGGCTCGGGAAGAGGAGAAAACAAGGTTATTTTGGAGgggagctatttgatactctggcggagtccTTGATACGCAGTCAGTCAGAAATCGTATACGTAGCATGAATTAACTTGATATTACCGATTAAAGTCGTTGGTGCGTCTGTTTCTGACTCGCAATCCTGAAATCGATTTGGTTGGATAATCCTAGCCTCTCATTTGGGGAAAAATTGGAtgttttcatttctaaccgtccaataaatgtccaccgattAGATAGCCAGACGGTCAAATAAGCCTGACTTTTGGGGCACGATGTATTCAAACGGGGTCCTGTATTTAACTcacttgtatgccacgtgtactattTTAAAGTAATTgccaagtgcctgtgtatcatccatcacactctgccggagtatccAAGGTCGCTCTATCTGCTAGTCACAGAGgttggcatcgagtcgagtccgaccggattgagtccaactcgacttggtccaaaactttcaaTGCCCATGCCAAAGTTGGTCCGATCCGGGTCCTTTTACTCGATCTAATCTGTTAAAGTTGGTCCGATCCGGGTCCTTTTACTCGATCTAATCTGTTGCACTATTCTAATCCGAACCGAGTACGACtgagtcagggaaaccgagtcagattgaATTGGATAAGGTTCGGATCAAATCctctatttcaatggtagatgttcaaccttcactgttttttgaagtgtggtccacttgatctttagatctgtcttatttttcggctcaagcattAAGAtaagcccgccaaatggatggacggtttggatataacacatacctcataatgggacccacggaacttgcttacatcaatacaccagctggCATGATGCATGGTACACCTGCCAGTCTGCTTAGGTACACCTACCAGTGGGCATGGTGCATGGTACACTTGGTTTCGTTTGTAGAGAGAAGCTTTGAGGTGAGTAGCGGTAAGAGTTGAACAAGCGACTAGCCGCACACGTGCCTAACTAGCACACATGTActagatctgagccattcatcaggtgtgatGCACGGTAATGCTCCCTTGCTAGAAAAAAAAAGGCCAGTAtattcactaggtgggccacacatgtataagAAAAATCAATGGCTAGAATAAAAAAGGTAACCATTGgtccaatattcaacataacttatggcccaccttgatgggagGGCCCATGGTGCTCCCACCAGATGAATGCCCAGATACAAGGGCAAGCTGTCAAACTATGATGAGACtgacctcttcaatctctccgtATGCAATTCACCTCAGCATTGCTCTCTTTGAGATAACACGCAACTCTTTTGAACCTTCCAGCTTGATTAAAACATCatgattattttttgggcccaccaaagtgtatttcacaaatccagaccatccattatgtgtgtaccacttagatgaggggtcagacgaagtttcagatgcatccaaattttaggtgggtcccaccaagtgcttttatatgttttaggaatatcttcacattattttagatggtatggctcaccttagtttcgtatatggctgatttttgggatatcccataatttaaaggggacccatcaattgcacggtgttgatgtttgacacacatcacggtggggcccacacagctcgacgtcacgggaagttcccatgagttggatggcatagaacC
This DNA window, taken from Magnolia sinica isolate HGM2019 chromosome 14, MsV1, whole genome shotgun sequence, encodes the following:
- the LOC131224855 gene encoding chaperone protein dnaJ 49, encoding MDSNKDEALRCIRIAEAAIASGNKQRALKFIRIAQRLDCNLSVDELLAACGTLDSTASTSATEERPVGQNPREPMPRKDADVSNGDRNYTDEHVKLIREIKKNKDYYVILGVERSCSIEEIRKAYRKLSLKVHPDKNKAPGSEEAFKMVSKAFKCLSDEESRRQYDQTGLVEEFEYNQQHNVRRRRRTTHDMFDENFDPDEIFRSFFFGSQPEVFRSAHVYRAARGMASQQRGNAHSGGFNVMMLLQLLPILVIFLIAYLPFSEPDYALQKTYSYQIPKVTDKYGVEFYVKSSDFDQQFPEGSPSRANLEYHIVRDYKSMLGRYCHMEMQRRQWSRNYPTPHCDKLRSFGVA